One Diabrotica virgifera virgifera chromosome 3, PGI_DIABVI_V3a genomic window carries:
- the LOC126881186 gene encoding probable serine/threonine-protein kinase clkA produces the protein MNKLPIFLTLFIPAFGAKLNQYLPPRPENDNVQYQPPALPTQPFATLNQFQQQFATPNSQQFRRQHLSPNKDEESSQASSSFSHISQQFEKPSSLFGHENDFNGNRYDNNNQQYMAPNIQDASGQSSSVSGKFQHQIPFNVNGHVTFGRHYLGPNKIDSSGHSSNSFEQIQNHNSFNSQGSYTSFEPISSNQVPISENSNSVLPSLNSFNQNADFYNKFGHLGSFSNRFHEQSGQAPFNGQFSGSPSAPIGLIQNEFKYNTSSANNKYPENVNSEYQKSGPREQSPFASEANRQEAYFLGPKSFVKENNGYQYSNLSKSNSFADQGIFASQQSNRVSLFGGQQGSKFNFGQNDKGYQHLAPNSAKSNFGYHDTFSSQQSTSSFGLPTFRQQKCAPKDFVQQTIGYQYPVPEKYPFSFHQNKQVAAFGPQFPERFQYRTPEQYSSPTQESAQFNPFQGPNSQISSFPRNQEVKSQSTFQTKEQQKVTPGQFGTVQDSNGGYKY, from the coding sequence ctACCAATTTTCTTAACACTGTTCATCCCCGCATTTGGAGCTAAACTAAATCAGTATCTTCCTCCAAGGCCTGAAAATGACAACGTGCAATACCAACCTCCAGCACTTCCCACTCAACCTTTTGCCACACTTAATCAGTTCCAACAACAGTTCGCTACTCCAAATAGTCAGCAGTTCCGCAGACAGCACTTGTCTCCAAATAAAGATGAGGAATCAAGTCAAGCTTCTAGTTCATTCAGTCACATTTCTCAACAATTTGAGAAACCATCTAGCCTGTTTGGCCATGAAAATGATTTCAATGGTAATAGATATGATAATAATAACCAACAATATATGGCTCCAAATATACAAGATGCTTCTGGTCAAAGTTCTAGTGTCTCCGGAAAGTTCCAGCACCAAATTCCTTTTAACGTTAACGGGCATGTAACTTTTGGCAGACACTATTTAGGGCCCAACAAAATAGACTCCTCTGGACACAGTTCTAACTCATTTGAACAAATACAAAATCATAACTCTTTTAACAGCCAAGGATCGTATACAAGCTTTGAACCAATATCTTCCAAtcaagtaccaattagtgaaaatAGTAACTCTGTTCTACCATCATTAAATTCTTTTAACCAAAACGCAGACTTTTATAACAAATTTGGACATTTAGGATCATTTTCCAATAGATTTCATGAACAGTCAGGACAAGCTCCATTTAACGGTCAATTTTCTGGTTCTCCATCCGCACCAATTGGATTAATCCAAAATGAATTCAAGTATAATACCTCAAGTGCAAATAATAAATACCCAGAAAATGTAAATAGTGAATATCAAAAAAGTGGACCACGCGAACAATCTCCATTTGCTTCAGAAGCAAATAGACAAGAGGCATATTTCTTAGGTCCAAAATCCTTTGTAAAGGAAAACAACGGTTATCAATATTCTAATCTATCCAAATCAAACAGCTTTGCCGATCAAGGTATATTTGCGTCCCAACAAAGCAACAGAGTGTCACTGTTTGGAGGACAACAGGGGTCCAAGTTTAATTTTGGACAAAATGATAAGGGATACCAACATTTAGCTCCTAATTCTGCCAAATCAAATTTTGGATATCATGATACTTTTTCTTCACAACAATCTACATCTTCGTTTGGCTTGCCAACTTTCAGACAGCAAAAATGTGCTCCTAAAGATTTTGTTCAACAAACTATTGGTTATCAATATCCAGTTCCTGAAAAATATCCTTTTTCTTTTCACCAAAACAAGCAAGTCGCTGCTTTTGGACCCCAATTTCCTGAAAGATTTCAGTACAGAACTCCTGAACAGTATTCATCGCCTACTCAAGAAAGCGCACAGTTCAATCCATTCCAAGGACCAAATAGCCAAATCTCAAGTTTTCCTAGAAACCAAGAGGTCAAGAGCCAGTCAACATTTCAAACCAAAGAACAACAGAAAGTTACACCTGGACAATTTGGCACAGTTCAAGATAGCAACGGTGGTTACAAATACTAG
- the LOC114329902 gene encoding uncharacterized protein LOC114329902, translated as MACRKTKIHDPPPKEPTLEQHMIEFGKVTAASLNNSIGQNKKYLILQGNKTAQIFIQNAFEFFEKHFPNKNPHILTARCLQINVTAVRRFKKGPTEKTICQKPNPKKPKSEETSPKPKAAKTKKPVNSNKNDGKSAVKLENNTISSNKPPIVQQNINYHSMTINLPESYDSQKMNETRDIDLMKIDLPIFPPTSQNSVYPYSSGKTMDFQQQKPLVPDIFHLSPEPQYGAPSVAVATNMTHKIGLPDPIQSSTTSFQSIKQFNNQHSGYQFPHDNVPTKDDPKIKNHTGENLQNQYEQTKFNFGNIQSNQTGYKY; from the exons ATGGCAtgtagaaaaacaaaaatacatgATCCTCCTCCAAAGGAGCCCACACTGGAACAACACATGATAGAATTTGGAAAAGTTACTGCTGCATCTCTTAAT AATTCTATTGGACAAAACAAAAAGTATCTGATTCTACAAGGAAACAAAACAGCACAAATTTTTATCCAGAACGCCTTCGAATTCTTTGAGAAACACTTTCCAAATAAGAATCCGCATATT TTGACTGCAAGATGTCTTCAAATCAATGTGACAGCTGTAAGAAGATTTAAGAAGGGACCAACGGAGAAAACAATATGTCAGAAACCAAACCCCAAAAAACCGAAATCTGAAGAAACTTCACCTAAACCAAAAGCAGCCAAGACTAAGAAGCCAGTTAATTCAAATAAAAATGATGGTAAATCAGCagtaaaactagaaaataataCTATAAGTTCAAATAAACCACCCATTGTGCAACAGAATATTAACTATCATTCAATGACAATTAATCTTCCTGAATCATACGATTCCcaaaaaatgaatgaaactagagATATTGATTTGATGAAAATTGACCTTCCGATTTTTCCTCCTACCTCTCAAAATTCTGTATATCCTTATTCATCTGGTAAGACTATGGACTTTCAACAACAAAAACCTCTTGTACCTGATATATTTCACTTGAGCCCAGAACCTCAATATGGTGCTCCTTCAGTTGCTGTAGCCACCAATATGACCCATAAAATTGGTTTACCAGATCCAATACAATCGTCAACAACCTCTTTTCAGTCcattaaacaatttaacaatcaacATAGTGGGTATCAGTTCCCACACGATAATGTGCCTACAAAGGATGATcctaaaataaaaaatcacactggTGAGAATCTTCAAAATCAATATGagcaaacaaaatttaattttgggAATATACAAAGTAATCAAACAGGATATAAATATTAA